The genomic segment CTCGCGAAGCGTGCGAGCCACCGCATAGCCGTCCATGCCCGGCAGGCCGATGTCCACGACGGCCGCGTCGGGACGCTCGCGCAGGACCAGCTCGACTCCGGACACGCCGTCCTCGGCGGAGACCACGCGGTGGCCGCGCCGCAGCAACGCCAGCTCCATCATCTCCCGCGCGTCGGCGTTGTCCTCCACCAGGACGATGTGTCGCGAGGCTGCGCGTGAGCCACCACAAAGAGGCGCACGGACGTCCGGCCCTCGGTCCGGCGCGAGCGGCAACTCCACGATGAACGCGCTCCCCTGGCCCAGCCCGGCGCTCTCGGCTTCGACGGTCCCACCGTGACGCTCGATCAGCGTGCGCACCAGGGTCAGCCCGACGCCCATCCCGCCCTGACAGCGATTGAGGCTCCCCTCGACCTGCACGAACTCGTCGAAGATCGTGGCGAGCACGCTCGGGTCCATTCCGACTCCGTCGTCCTCGACGCGGACGCGGACCCGGTCACCGTCGACGCTCACGCGCACCACGGCGTGCCCTCCGTCGGGCGTGTACTTCACGCAGTTCGTCAGCAGGTTCCCGATGGCCTGCTCGAGGCGGGCCGCATCGCCGTCCACGAACACGCGCTCGGGGCACTCGACCGAGAGCGCGACGCCCGCCGCGTCGAACCGCGGGCGCCACGCCTCCACCCACTGCGAGAGCGACATCGAGAGGTCCAGCGGCCGCTTCGCCAGCTCGAGCTTCCCCGCGGTGATGCGCGCCACGTCGAGCAGATCGTCCACCAGCCGCGTCAGCTGCTGGGTCTGCCTGCGCAGGACGGCCAACGCGGGGTCGCCTTCCTCGACCGTCTCCTGGAGACGCTCGCCCGCGAGCGCGATCGAAGACAGCGGGTTGCGCAGCTCGTGCCCCAGCATGGCGAGGAACTGGTCGCGACGATGAATCGCCCGACGCGCGTCGTACTGCCGTCGGCGCGCCCGCAGCGCGGTGCGTGTGGCCTGCACCAGCGTCCGCAGGCGGAGCGGCGTGTCGAGGATGGTCACGTTGCCGAGGGGCGCCAGGTGCTCGGCCCAGTCACGCGAGCGCTCACGCCGGCTCGCGATGAGCACGGGCATGTCCGACCACGGCGCTTGCATCGCGAGGACGGCCGATATCTGCGTGATCGCCTCCGCCGTCAGCTGCTCCTCCGTGACGACCACGGCCCCCGCCCCCGCGCGAATGCTCTCGCAGAGCGCCTCCACGTTCGAGCAGCCCGCCCCCGCGATGCCGTGTCGGCCGAGCTCGTGACACGCGACCTCCGCGTCCCGCGCGCTGCTCGCCCAGACCAGGACACGCTCGCTGTCGGCCTCACGTGTCATCATGGGCGTCGCCCATCAGGCCCGCCTTTTCGCCGACGAACGAAGGGATGCCGGACAGGACGCCATGGAAGCCGGTCAGCGGGGCGCCCACGCGGAGCCCTCCGTCGCCGATCTGCAGCTCGCGGATGGCGGTCTCGTGCGCGCCGAAGCGGTTCTTCAGCATCGAGATGCCGCGTCGCACGCGACCTTGCGCCTCGAAGAAACGTACGAGGACCAGCGCGTCGGCGACATAGGTCACGTCGGCGGGCGTGGTCATCTGACCCACCAGACCGTGCTGGGCCATGATCAGCACCGTCACCACGCCTCGCCGCCTCAGATAGTCGAGCAGCTCGTGGACGTGGAGGGTCAGGAAGCGCTCCTCGGGCATCGCGTAGACGTAGCCGTTGAGGCTGTCGATGCCGACGAAGCCCACGCCGTGCTCGTCGACCTCCTCCCGCACACGGTGGCTGAACTCGCCGGGCGAGAGCTCGGCCGGGTTGACGTGCCACAGGCGAAGCCGTCCCTCGTCGAGCGCGCCGCGCAGATCCGAGCCCAGGGCCGCGGCGCGGCCGAGGAAGGCCTCCTCCGCCTCCTCGAAGAGGTAGATCGTGGCCTTCTCCCCCTGTCGGAGCGCCGCGTGGGCCAGCTGGGCGAGCAAGCTCGATTTCCCCGCGCCGGCAGGCCCGATGACGAGCGTGCTGGACCCGCGGGCGAGCCCATCCCCCAGGAGCGCGTCGAGCTCCGTCACACCCGTCCGCAGCGACGGGCCGGGCTCCGCCTGCGGCGCGCCATCGGAGATGAGCCGGGGGTAGACACGCACGCCGCCCGTCTCGATCCGAAAGTCGTGGTAGCCGCCCCGGTAGGCCGTGCCCCGGAGCTTCCGGACGCGCAGGCGGCGCCGCTCCGGGCCATACTCGGGAG from the Sandaracinaceae bacterium genome contains:
- a CDS encoding ATP-binding protein gives rise to the protein MMTREADSERVLVWASSARDAEVACHELGRHGIAGAGCSNVEALCESIRAGAGAVVVTEEQLTAEAITQISAVLAMQAPWSDMPVLIASRRERSRDWAEHLAPLGNVTILDTPLRLRTLVQATRTALRARRRQYDARRAIHRRDQFLAMLGHELRNPLSSIALAGERLQETVEEGDPALAVLRRQTQQLTRLVDDLLDVARITAGKLELAKRPLDLSMSLSQWVEAWRPRFDAAGVALSVECPERVFVDGDAARLEQAIGNLLTNCVKYTPDGGHAVVRVSVDGDRVRVRVEDDGVGMDPSVLATIFDEFVQVEGSLNRCQGGMGVGLTLVRTLIERHGGTVEAESAGLGQGSAFIVELPLAPDRGPDVRAPLCGGSRAASRHIVLVEDNADAREMMELALLRRGHRVVSAEDGVSGVELVLRERPDAAVVDIGLPGMDGYAVARTLRESLGPELVLIAASGYGQPSDRRQAREAGFDLHLTKPVSADAIQEQVERLLRR
- a CDS encoding ATPase domain-containing protein; amino-acid sequence: MSTITAIESGVPGLDEVLHGGWPGQRLHLVLGHPGAGKTTIGLQFLLEGAARGEPVLYVSLYETRAEVEQVAQSHGWTLEGVTLFELDAAEEASDSGARSMFDPAEVELRRTSRSILDEIERLQPRRVVFDSLAELELMAGSPLVFRRELMNLKRRLIQMGTTALLMSDSSAPRAETEIQSLVHGIVSLESRAPEYGPERRRLRVRKLRGTAYRGGYHDFRIETGGVRVYPRLISDGAPQAEPGPSLRTGVTELDALLGDGLARGSSTLVIGPAGAGKSSLLAQLAHAALRQGEKATIYLFEEAEEAFLGRAAALGSDLRGALDEGRLRLWHVNPAELSPGEFSHRVREEVDEHGVGFVGIDSLNGYVYAMPEERFLTLHVHELLDYLRRRGVVTVLIMAQHGLVGQMTTPADVTYVADALVLVRFFEAQGRVRRGISMLKNRFGAHETAIRELQIGDGGLRVGAPLTGFHGVLSGIPSFVGEKAGLMGDAHDDT